AGGAGAAAAAGGTGAAGCAGTATATTGAAGTAGAAATTAACCGTTTGGGATTAAGCAATTTTGTATCTCAAATTTTAATCCCTACCGAAAAAATTTACCAAATCCGTAACGGAAAAAAAGTAAGTAAAGAACGCCCTTTTATGGTGGATATATTTTGGTTGAAGCAGCATTAGTGGGTGAAGTTGCTCACGTTATAAAAAACATTACAGGTGTTATCGGATTTTTAGGTGAAACCAAAGGTGGTGCACCAGTTCCAATGCGCTTAGCAGAAGTAAATCGTATTTTAGGTACTGTTGATGATTTAGCAGAAACAGATGCTCAAATTAGTATTCCTTTTATCGTTGGAGAAACAGTAAAAGTAATCAATGGACCTTTCAATGGTTTCACTGGAACAATTGAACGCGTTATTGAGGATAAGAAAAAATTAGAAGTAATGGTAAAAATCTTTGGTAGAAAAACACCATTGGAATTAGGTTACTTAGAAGTAGAGAAAGAAAATTAATCTGACTATTCATAAAAAAAGCCTGGCTTCCACCGGCTCGTGACAGTTTGAATAAGGAAGATTAACGATTAGAGTAAATAACAATTCGTTTAAAGAAAAGATAAACTCAAAAACTTTAAACTCAAAACTTAAAAAGAGAAATGGCAAAAGAAGTAAGTGCAATGATTAAATTGCAAATAAAAGGTGGAGCAGCAAATCCTTCACCTCCAATCGGACCGGCATTAGGTGCAAAAGGTGTGAACATTATGGAGTTCTGTAAGCAATTCAATGCTAGAACACAAGATAGAGCAGGGAAAGTAACTCCTGTTATTATTACCGTATACAGCGATAAAACATTTGAATTCATTTTAAAACACCCTCCTGTAGCAGTTTCGTTATTGGAAATCACAAAAATTAAACAAGGTTCTGCAGAATCAAACCGTAAAAAAGTTGGTAATGTATCTTGGGATCAAATTCGTACAGTAGCAGAAGGCAAAATGCCGGATTTAAATTGTTTTACAATTGAATCAGCAATGAGCATGGTTGCTGGAACTGCACGTAGTTTGGGAATGACGATCACAGGTGAATCACCTTTGAAGAAAAAGTAAGATTTAGGAATTAGGATTTCAAAATCTGTTTCCCAAATCAAAATTAGTAAACCCGATGGAGGCCGAATCAAGTAAGCCGTTTGCACATCATAATTTTTATAAAATGAGTAAAATTTCCAAAAATAGAAAGCTTGCGCTTTCTAAGTATGACCCTACAAAGGCGTACACATTAGCAGAAGCTGCTAAAATCGTTAAAGAAATCACAACTACTAAATTCGATGCATCTATCGATATCAGCGTAAGATTAGGCGTTGATCCTCGTAAAGCAAACCAAATGGTTCGTGGGTCTGTTTCGTTGCCTCATGGTTCAGGTAAAACAATGCGCGTTCTTGCGATTGTTACTCCTGATAAAGAAGCAGAAGCAAAGGCTGCAGGTGCTGATTTTGTTGGTTTGGATGAGTACATCGAAAAAATCAAAGGTGGTTGGACAGATGTTGACGTAATCATCACAATGCCTTCAGTTATGGGTAAAGTAGGTGCGTTGGGTCGTGTATTAGGACCTCGTGGTTTAATGCCGAACCCAAAAACAGGAACTGTAACGATGGAAATCGGTAAAGCAGTAACTGAATCAAAAGGTGGTAAAATTGACTTTAAAGTAGATAAAGCAGGGATTGTTCAAGCCCTGGTTGCTAAAGCATCATTCGATAGCAGCAAAATTGCAGACAATGCAAATGAATTGTTACAAACAATT
This Bacteroidota bacterium DNA region includes the following protein-coding sequences:
- the rplK gene encoding 50S ribosomal protein L11; the encoded protein is MAKEVSAMIKLQIKGGAANPSPPIGPALGAKGVNIMEFCKQFNARTQDRAGKVTPVIITVYSDKTFEFILKHPPVAVSLLEITKIKQGSAESNRKKVGNVSWDQIRTVAEGKMPDLNCFTIESAMSMVAGTARSLGMTITGESPLKKK
- a CDS encoding 50S ribosomal protein L1: MSKISKNRKLALSKYDPTKAYTLAEAAKIVKEITTTKFDASIDISVRLGVDPRKANQMVRGSVSLPHGSGKTMRVLAIVTPDKEAEAKAAGADFVGLDEYIEKIKGGWTDVDVIITMPSVMGKVGALGRVLGPRGLMPNPKTGTVTMEIGKAVTESKGGKIDFKVDKAGIVQALVAKASFDSSKIADNANELLQTIMKLKPSSAKGQYVRSIYLSSTMSPSIEIDSKFLGQ